In the genome of Lycorma delicatula isolate Av1 chromosome 8, ASM4794821v1, whole genome shotgun sequence, one region contains:
- the Polr2L gene encoding DNA-directed RNA polymerases I, II, and III subunit Rpb10, with translation MIIPIRCFTCGKVIGNKWEAYLGLLQAEYTEGDALDALGLKRYCCRRMLLGHVDLIEKLLNYAPLEKKE, from the exons atgattataCCCATTCGTTGCTTTACTTGTGGCAAAGTTATTGGCAACAAATGGGAAGCTTATTTAGGGCTTCTTCAGGCAGAATATACTGAAGG agatgCATTGGATGCCCTTGGATTGAAGCGTTATTGCTGTCGGCGTATGCTTTTGGGACATGTCGATTTAATTGAAAAGCTTCTTAACTATGCTCCtttggaaaaaaaagaataa